ACCTCCAGCTGTTTCTTCAGGAGCTGGTAGCTCTGCCACAGTGTCGCATTCTGGATCCGTTCGATCTGCCGACACAGTTACAACACAACACGTTGTTCATCCTGCCGCTCgctctccctctgcttttcGTTTGCAGCGTCCTCCCTAAATGTTTTCCACGTGGTGAGAACTGGctctttatttgctttttggttttttaatttttctcctcAAGTTGCAGAACTCTTTTGAGGGCTAAATATTATCGTTTGCCAACTCTCTCTATTATCGCATCATGGCAAAATTATTGATCAGGGCTACAATTCTCTGACGGAATAATAACGTTTAATATTCCAAACCAAATGTGagttagaaaatatttaagaatttATAGTATCAGCGCATGTTTGGGGGATTCGGCATTTGGTCCCATTAAAACAGTTTGACGATTTCAGTCGATGTAAAATTCATACAATTTTGACAAATGTAGTAAATATtgtaacagaaatattaaaataggCTTTGGTATTTATCACAGTATTATTTTATCACCGACACATGAGCTCATATTTTATGATGCAATATTAAATGGACATATAGTCCAGCCCTTGTGTGTTACATCACATCTCTGATGTTATTATCACAGATCAAGACCAAACACAATGTACAAACGCTACCGGGTCGAGAGGCTCGTGTACAGACTGACGATCTGACGGTTtcgaagagagagagggagtaaagaaaacaactgatatCATCAACATATGTTTAGAATGATCAGAAAGTGAACATACACTGATAACGTTATTAGTCAGACCGGTCCTTTTAAATTCCTTCTCCACCTCGTTGTATTCCTTGGACCCCGGAGCCACGGGAACCCGCTTCACCAGGTCGCCCTTCATGTCGTCCCAGTGCGCAGGCAGGGCAGCGTCATCGGCTAAAATCACAGCAGGAGCGTTTGAAGGTAACAGGCAGAGGATATTTTCACGGTCTTGGCCGTCGTTCATTCACCGTTTAGACGGTGAATGAACGAAGGGGCCAAACTCCAAACGGTGTGTGGGCGCGACATCCAATCGACGTGGTGCCTTAGGATTAGGACTGTGTGTGCTAGTTgtcattttactttgaaaaagtgacagaaatgaggtaaaaaaaaaaaaaaatcctctgaatTGTCCATTTTGACAGTGTTGAATGAATTTAGTCCAAAATTGACCCAGATTCAAAATCTGAAGTGATgagcagttttcagttttctcaacagTGATGTCTTTAGCTTCCTGGAGAATTTTAAGCTCTCCTCTTTTTGCCtaaatgcaccttgggagtcaTAGTTGACTTCTCCGTGTCAGGCTTCTTGtaccttttgactttttatcacagaaccagatattttctgacACAGTAGCTCATCCTACAGGTAGAGCAGGTCAACGTTTTAGCAGAAAGCCCTTTGGAGTCGTTTTACTTTACACCAGACAGTTTGGATCATTTGAAATTGTTCCAATCTTTAACAAATTGGGGGACGATTGCTTCCTCACTTCTTTATGGACTGGGATTCGGATTCTGCTGTACATAAGACCACGTGTCTGTTTTAACAGGTTAAATGAGGGCTAACACAAAGATCACTCACCTTTCAACTCCTTTCTATATAGCTCCACCTCTTTTTGCCCGTCTGCCGAAACTGCTTTTTGAAGCATTACGTCCGCCGTGTACGCTTCCTGGTTGATCTTGATcttcacactttgttttttcttcagagcCTCCTCGAGGTTGAGGTTGGTGCACATGTCAAAGGGCACCATTACCCCATTGCTGTGCTGAAACTGCCACTCTACCAGTCCACTCACCAGCAAGGCCTTGCTCTTCAGGTTCTCCGTCCTCTCCACCTTGCGGATCAGGTCcctgatgaaagaaaaaacatttagtcCTCCGGACTGACGCTTTATGACgtatttgtttctcctttttttgcgtcgtacatgaatgtgtttgctgtttgctgacCAGATTTCAGACTCGGCGATGAAGACGTCCCTGGTCAGGCCCTCCAGCTGGATGTTGGGCTCCTGGTCCTGCAGCCCTTTGTTCAGGCGGATGCTCACCGTCAGTTTCCTCTGCAGGGCCTTCAGCTGCTCCACGTCGGCCTGCGACAGCTGACTAATGTGCGGGTCAGTGATGGTTCTCTCAGCCTGCTCGGCCACAATCAGCGCCTTTATCTTTTCCTTAGCCTGACTCACAGCCTGCAGTGGCGGGAAGATGGCGAGAAGTCACAAACCAGTTGATTTTAAGTATTGATGCATTTTATTCATCTCATACATCTGGTTTTCTGCTAAATTAAAACTCCGTATCTGGTTTGTTTtaatccacacacaaacagaaatgtaaaaaacccAGTTTGCGGTTTCAGACAGAGTTGCGTGCCGGAGCTGTTTGTTGTTGAACGACAGTGTGTCCATCCACCCATTTCTGTGCAGCCTCTCGGGCTATAACGCAGGTTGCCACTTATGGCCTTTGGgcacaggttttggttttggccTCTCTACAGACCTGGAAACCTCATTGCGATGAAAAGACTTTGGGAAGCTGCACACAGTCACTGCACCTCGGTTGTTCCAGCacgtaacccccccccccgaaaaccACAAACtctaatttttacatttctgttttggaCGCATTAAACAACACTGTTAACTACTGAACTCTAGAGGCGCTGGTAGGTTTAATTTTGGACTAACTGATTCCCCctgctcccagtctttatgctaagctaggctaaacacgcCTTGACTCCACCTCTGTACTTAGAGAATTcacccaaaatgtttaactactCCCTTAAATAAGCAGACTGCGGTTCTAGGTTAAAATTCcaactttatttttctaattttttttttttaagggactATTCATTGAACGATTTCCCGTCGGTCACATAAAACGTGACTCGGCTCAATGAAACGCCGATAAAACcatacattgattttttttctctgcagtagGTGATTTTTGTCTGGAAAATGTGCCTGTCCAGGATCGAAAGATCCTCTCGAAGCAAAGAGCTAAAACATGACGTGAATAAACGCTTTTCAACCTTTTCGTTGTCAGAGCACAGCTCAAACACTATGGGCTCGAACTCCTCCCCCTCCAGAACCAGGTCCTCGGTGCTGGTCTGCTCCTCCCCAAATACCGTTAAAAGCGAAGCGAAGGTGTCTGAAACAGCATAAAACACCACAGTGTGTTGTGTTACAGTAGCATGTCAGACATATTTGTGTGGCAATAATTGGAGTTTCCAGGTTGTTCTTACAGTCAACAAGTCCAACAATTATTTAGATACCGGGAAGATACTCGATTGTTGGGTCAGAGCCTGATGTGtctgattcctctgagccatagagctTCATCAGTGAGTctcacacactgtagtttactttGACTCAGCCCCCCCCCGCTCCACCACAATCATTAAAATACCTTTGATTTTGGTGAACATgctcttctccacctcctctccctctctcctcttcatgctcttgtggaactccgtgatCATGGCCGTCTGGAAGATCAGGATCTTCACGCTGCTGACCAACCTCTGGTTCTTCTTCCTCACAAAATCCACCACCGCTTCCACCATCGCGTCTGCCACCGCCGACGGGTCGGCCCCTCCCTGACCTAACAGGCAGACAAGGACCGGTGAATCAATTCATCCTTAACTCTTTGCCTTCTTAAAAGTGAGAACCGCATGTGGAGGTTCTGCCCTAAAAATCACATCTGTTGATTATTGTCAGTCCAAACACCAGTTTATAGACTCATTAGCGCCGACATCTGGACCGACGTGGCGCAGACGTCGGGGGTAAAGCCATAGGTTAGTGACGTTTTTCAGGAAGACAACGGCCTCATTTAAGACTCGGTGACCGAGGCCGGTTTCCAGAGCGGTTCAccggcttcacaccctctcaggACCAGACCCGCAGGTGCTCGGCTTGACGCCgttcttctttgtaatgaagCCTTTATATGCgatcgagacggtgtcagcggagtctccttcgtcctcttcacatcaacATCATCTAGTAAACTACGCAtcccaaaaaacaaattgacaAATTCCAATAAGAAATGCGACGTATGCAGAGTTTGTGTTGGGACAGACCTGTTCCCAGGGCGGGGAAGGAGACGGAGCTGAACTTGTTTTCCTCGCAGAGCTTCAGCACCGAGTAAACCATGTCCTTGATCTTTGCGGGATCGTTCTGGCCGACGACGTGGACGATGCTTTTGCTGGACAGGTTTCCGGCTGACGTCAGGATCATCGGACAGGCCCGGTAACCCGGAGAGTTCACTGCGGAGAGGAACCAAACGACGCTCACACCACATTCGGGTAAGACACGCGGCGAGGATACGGTACAACAGAAGATGCTTAATAAAGACAATGTGAACATTTAGAAACTTAAATTTAATGTCACAGTTTTTAAACTCCATCCCAGAAGAAATTCTTTCTGCGACAGGGTTTGAAATCTCTGTTACAGAAGCCGAAAGTCTGCTTTCTGAAGTGCAATTACAAACATTCCCTGTAGCCTTTGAGCAAGGCACGGAGCCCTCAGCTGCTGTTGTACAGAAGAGCAGATGTGCTTGGGTGCTCCCGGTTGAAGGTGAGGCTGCAGCACGTACCGATCCGCGAGCACTCCTGCTCCACCGTGGGTCCAGCGCCGTCTAAGATCGCCTTGGACACTCCTGAGGTGCGACAGAGAAAAGAGGCGCTGCTACTGCTGTTTtatcagagaggaggaggatttttcacaaaataaaaaaccgGTGAGGGATCTCTTCAGTGAGTTCAATAGAACTTCACGTGTACCTCATCGGTTTTCAGATAAATTAAGCTTCCAGGCAGCAGGTACTTTCACTTCATTTCTATGggaaaaacaacactttgaGCCCAGTTCAGTTCTGGGTATACGTGTGACAAGGCGATGAGGGCTGAGTCGAGACAAAATGTGATTACATTTGGTTTGGATTTGAGCAAGTAATTTATCCtgattcattttgtcaaaatcgTGCTTATCCAGCTTTCCAAAATGTGAGGCCTTCAGATGTAACTGCATCTTTCCTGTGTCCTATCGGTGTGAATAAGGTGTTTGTGGCGATGGACATGATTGATTAAGACAACACTGTACAAATCAATCAATACTTAAAGTGTTAGTCGCAGCTGAAAGTGTCTGCACCACATCAACCTGCTCCTCATTATCACACAATCAAAATGTAACATGAAGGAACTGAGCGGAAATGAACCGAAAACTATGGCTCTTGGCGAAAAGGTCACGAGAGACGTGTgtaaacagtttgggaaatattcttattttaaTGCAACGTTCGCTccaagagaaacagaagaaaacgGGAGGAGACCCCCAGTCACCGGGCGGTCACCTGATTTCAGGGTGAAGTCCACATTGGAGGCGTTGACGATGACATCACTGGCCTCCTTGGTGATGTCTCCTGACGACACCTCGAGGGTGAGCTGACCCATCTGCATCCGGTACACGCCGAGGGAAGGGAACGACACCCGACCGAAGGAGGCTGAccgcgcacgcacacacacacacacacacacacacacagaacttaTTTTAAGGCTTGAATACCGTCCCAGAGGCTCCCTGACAACGTTGTATACTCCCGCTACTTTGTCCCTGAAGCTGTGTGCAGACAGCGCCTGAAGTTTGAGCCGACGGCAGGATAAGGTGTCTGTTCTGTCCCTGAAACCCGGATCACCACCCGTTGTCCTGGCCGCTCTCTAAATACGATCAGACTCACCGATCGGTTTATTTTGTCCCGCGCCATCTTTACCTGATGAATTCTACTAATCTGACCCTTCAACATCCCACATCTCTGTTTAGAGAATATTTTCTGTTCGATTTGTTTTGTGTTCTCAGTAGTTCAGTTGTTCGTGAACGAAGGTATAAATGACAGGTGTTAGAGGCGTCTTACCTGACGACTGTTGTGATTGGCCGAGCGGTTTCTGATCTGCTGACTCGTTCAATTCCTGTGCCTCATGTTGGACGTTTGTGGGACCAGTCTGACCTTTGAACTCCCTGgtgaaacactgacaaacaaaatGTCGGCATATTATGTTAATACAGGCGATTTTGCCAGTAATACACattgttgtggagattttgctgattattgctCAACTCGTCAGTGGAGAAAGCGTTCAGGAGCCCAACATGTCTTATGCTGAAcatatttattgaagcttggccgAGGACAATGGAGTAATGATCAGTACGggtttatgtgcatgatgccgTCTCCAACCTGAAGCTCGGTCCCCTGTCCTCAGTCTTTTAACCCCTACAGACGATGCTGCCGGTACTTTATACCCAGCAGTGGTCGAGCTCGCTGCCTCCACAGTTTGTGGAGGCAGCCTGTTGGTTCGCTgttctgtaaacagggaaagGTTTTTAACCGTGTTAGTTCAGATCACGTTGAACGTAGCCTCCAGTATAACGTCAGCGCGTCCTGGTCTGGAGCTGCTGTTATCTGGCTCTGCCCATGGATTCTAGCGGACCCCAGTCTGTGGCGTCTAGGGAGCAactttgaccttggctactGCAGCGACgctgcttcacttttatcagaacggctctgttttccccaaatacCCTCAGACGGCTGCCCAGCGTCTCATGGAGAGAAGACAGTGCGTCTTTCAGAAAGATTCGCCGCTGCTTCGCCTGAGACCTCAAGGGCCACGCGTGACCCGCGTGACCCAACAGAAAATTCCCCAACACGCATGTGGTGTGCAAAAACTTGTAGCCTGTGTACGCCTCCTTGGAACTGTAAGTTCAGCTTAAAAGGGAACTCCACTGGTTCAGGACTGAACTCTAACACTCTCTGACTCATGGTGGACAGgttaaagaaaaggaaaaaaagcgaTGCAGCGGAACCAGACATATCGTCTCAGTTTTTCCATTCACTCCTCTTCcctgtcaaaacctggtgcctacgatacccacaatgcaactcgactgCCGACAGCTGGGTGGGTAGATTGGGGTGTGTTATGCCAGTGGCGGCTAGCCTGGAGCCCGCAGCAGAGAAGAGCAGCGGGccacagaggtctggtaaatCCAAACCCAGATTTCTTTGAACTTTTCAGACCCAATGGCGCTGACTCAAGTGACGTCACTCGAGGACACGACACCCCCCCCGTGACGGATCTTGACGGTGAGAGCAGCAGGATCGGTGGCcggcatttgtgtgtgcaggacGTGACGCGTGTTATTCTGTGGTTCTGGTGCATAAGCGGCTGTGGCTTGATTCTCTCTTCGGAGCAATAAGACTTTTTGAGCTGTGGTGATTTGAAAGGAACAGTCGTCATTCTCAGACCACGGCGAGCACTCAAACACACCGCGCTGCCTCCAGTAAACCAGAAACTTACGTCCACCGTTTGGCTGTCACTGGGGTGAACCACGACGGCCACCTCTCTCAGGTGGCGAGGACGTCTCTTGCGACTGTATGAGTGGATCTCCCCCAGCAGGACCCTGCACACCACGTCTCTGGGGAAGCTCAGGTTGCCCGTACCGATGGCCGGGACGGACAGCGACGTCATCCTCTGCTTCTCGGCCTCCTCCAGACAATATCTGATGATGGTTGTTAACGcctgagacaaagagaggaacAAGTCAGACCGGACTTCAGAGAGTGTGAGGTAAACGAGCTGCCGCAGGGGGCGATAAAGTCGGTAAGTTGAAACTCATAAATGGAGGTGAAAGAGGCCGATCGGTTCcaataaataaacttttgaCTGGAAGGTTGTCGGTTTAAATTCCCTTGAGCTACGCACCACATGCTCTGGAGCAGCGGTACGTTACGTCAcgcttttactccactacaacTTTAGTTACCAGTTGCAATTTTACGACCCAAAAATCTGATGAGGCTATGAAACATTATCCTGTTTAATAGCGTAACTCTCAGGGGCAGTTCTCACGAATTCTGAGTATTTTCACTGTCGAAACTTTAAGGATGCTTTGCTATTAAAACTGTTTACGAGTGATATTTTCAACGCGGGACTTCCACTTGaaattgagtgttttttttaaatcgcagCACAGCTACTCTTACTTACGTACAGGATCTGAATACTGGCCAGCTGTAGTTGTTAATTCTGCGTCTGGGACCAGCGTCTGCTCCGACTCCGTCACTCTTTGAACGGCTAAATGTGGCGGTGTGACACAGAAGGAGTGTGCAGCTCCGTTGGGAGGACACTGAGTGTGTGGAACTTAGTGAACACACAGATGGACAGTTTGAGTCGTTTCTATGGATGTGCCCATGCGTTTTTCCACTGTAACTCTGACAGCATCCAGTGCTCGCTAGCAGAAGTTGAAACCCTCAGGATTTTTAGCAAAGTGAAACGACGATTACTTGGAGGGGACACGCCTCTATCCATGAGATTCACCCGGTGAGTAAGCTTTTAGCTGGAATCCCTGCTGTCTAAAAACTTGCTCGTGATGTTTGGCTCGTAAAGGACTCAGGCTTGTGAGAAACTGCGTTCAGTAAAGGCCACTCGAAACTTAAATATCTGGTATAAAATGATAGTAGATAAGCTAACCGTCTTCAGAGGGAACCCCACGACAAGTCCCTGTTACAGGGgtggactttttatttttcagtggaaCATGCCTTCAAACGTATCCTACTAGTGTACTCCGTTGCTCTGGACTTGAGTATTACCCCGCTGTCACGGTCAGGAAAGTCTTTTGATCTGTGAGTGAAAGCTCTCACCTCCTCTGCCCGCCCTCCCCCGTTGTCCCAGAAAGGACAAACGGCGTGAAAGACTTTCCGACACGAGAGTTTGAAGCCGTCGGTGATGACGACGTCGCTCTGCTGCAGCGTGGCCACCCCAGCCTCGGACCGAACGGCCGACTGCAGCTGGGGCCCGGCCGCCTCCAGGATCGCTTTGGAAACAGCTCCCTGCTTCAGATTCATATCCTCTGAGATGGTGTTGACGATGACGTCGGTCTGTGGACCAAAAATCCCAGCATCTTGCATAAGAACATGACTAAAGCTGGAGGAATCAGTTACTTACTCCATCGAGGGGAAAATGAAGTTGGTTCTACTGATTACAGTCAtttctcaaataaaaatacaaaaatatttgttgattaCGGCTTCAAAACTCTTCAGACGAGTTTGCATTgttgttgaaagaaaaaaacagcttcatTACAGGTCTAAGCAGGaagaaacaaacatatataaacCATACGTGTGTAGTAAGACCAGCCTGGTGCTGAAAGTAGCCAGAGAGAAAAACTCAGGTTAGTTTGTATGGAAAACCATGCAAATCAGGCACTGCAGTAAGACCATGTTTGGAGTGTGTGGTGCCTTCAAACAGACTTAAACaacaatgcagaaaaagaaaagagaaagaaagaagaaaaggcgcctctgaaaaaaagtatttctcaCTGTTTTTATCGCCTTGTGTCATCTACTCTTaacacaaaatgataaaatacatcAATTAGTTGGATACTTCCTGCCAGAATACTGCTATCACCACCAGCACATGGTAAACACTTCATGTTAATAGTGCACAGGGTGGAACCAGGGTCAGAGTGACCGTGTAGAGATGGCCCTGTTGCCTCGGAATGGACCTCCTCTTTCCGGCCAACATCGTCTTCGAGGTTTGAAGGAAAAGCTCTGGTGGATCAGCCTAAGCTTACAACTGATGATGGCTTCTGGTCtggtgtaaatgtgtgtgatcAACAAAACTCTGTCCTCTTccctcagcagcagctctccCTGAATCTGGACCTGAAGCTGACCGCAGTCCGTTATTGACCATGGTTCTGAAAAGCGTTTTCCCCTTCAGTGAGAGGTTAATAGTCACATTTCAGGTGCATCCACAGTTTCACCTCCAAATCAAGCGGTCTACACAATCTGGATAAACTGTCTGATCGCCTGACTGCTCGCGCTCATCGACCCGTCCGACTTCCTTTCACTGATGTCTCCGTGTTCACACATCTCAGATGCTTCAGCAGCTACTTTGATAAGTAAAATGGACAAAACTCCGAAAATAGGATCCAAGTTTAACAGCTGGAACTGTCCTTGAAGACACGGTCGCTCGAGTACAGACTCCACAGGAACAGAGTCTTGCTGATGCCACGAGGTGGACGACATCTGTAAAATCCCGCAGCTCATCATAAACCGTGTCATTCAGATGATGCTTTAAAGGGCACTGCGGGGTCAGTACTCACAGTCTGATCCTGAATGTTTCCCTTGCAGAGAACGATCTTCAGGCCCTCAGCTTTGGTCTGCTCCGTCCTCCCCGGCCTACAGCCAATCAAAGAACAGCACTGATGTCACCGCAGCGAATTTGGCCAACGTTACTGCatccaaagctttttttttttgtatttattattcaaaGAGTAAAAGGTGAGGTCAGCGGTAGGCAAACAGCAGCACGTGGGCCACAACTGGACCTCCAGCAAACatacatgcccccccccccaatgacAGCTGCAGATTTCCTTTTCATAGTTTACATTAAAACTTTTCACAAATCCTCTGTAGATAACAATGTAAATGCGAGTCTCGTGTAGACGCTAATCAATATCGCCTTGTGACATCCAGTTACGATCAATGCCGTAACGTGAAGAGAGTTTCACGTTACGGCATCGGACTTTTAAATTCCTTCTTTCTTGCGAAGTTTTAACATGAGCTGCAACTCAGCGAGATCTCACCCACTAATGGGGAAAAATGACTTCTGCCCTCAAATACAAttctaaaacagttttataaatcaATGTTAttctaaaatgaatttaaagaaataaacaacacattttgaaaatgctaTTCTAGCAAAACCCTGGTCCCCCAAGAACAATGCTGAAAAACACTAGGTTGACGCTTACTGACGACCCCTTGGTTGGCGCCTGGCGCAGATCcttatgtgctttttttgttacCTTGCGTGACTTATGAGCTCCTTCACAATGTTGCTCTCTATTCCTTACACttacattttggtgtttttcttttttaggctTTGCTGGTCTTGATTTGTTCCTGACCCTATGTTGGACTGGTTATTAGAAATATGTCAGACTCCAATAATGTGGTCTGAAATACTTTAGCGAAGAGCAAATACAAAATTGAGAACACAGAAGTAAGAATTCACagataacagaaaagaaagattaaaaaaaagaagacaaagaaccGTACCCTCCATGCCCTCCAGGCCTGGTGTGTCCCCGGGGGCTCTGACCTCCCCTGTTACCCTGCAGGCCTCCACGGAAtccagctcctcttcctcctcctcttcctcttctttcgCCACACCAATGACCCCTGGGAGACGGGCTCTGACCTCGATCACGACCACGACCTCGACCTCGTTGATATCCACTGGGAAGCAAACGATAGAATAAAAATCCACCTTTCCGACAAGTCTGTCCGATTAACgtgctgtattttgtttacTGCACAGGTGTagaaacagaaatgtgacaGGAGACGTTGTGGAAATGCTATTCGACGGGGAAACAGACTTCAAAACAACAGCGGCAtgtaacttgtgtttttacacttcagcaGCGCTAAATGCTGCTGAAGCCACAATGTCTCTTTTTGTACTCGTAGCTGAAATTTGTTACTtatggacagagccaggctagctgtttcccctgtttccagttttcatCCTAAGctaacttcatatttaccaatACGGACGTAAGACTGGTATCAACCTCAACATCTTACTCAAAGCCAATTTTAAGgaatgtttaattatttatttaaatctctGCGATATGCTCTGATCAACAGTAAAAGTTcagtgtaataaaataatgtttctttAGTTACCCCGAGGCCCCAGTGCCTCTTCCGCCTGCCTGCTGTGGTACCGTCATAGTCGGCCCAAGGTGAGCGAACTCGCGGTTGACAGCTTTGGCCAGGACTCTGACAGTGTTATCGTTGTTATCCACCAGGTGAATCTCAGTCAACGATCCCGGACTTCGTGGACTGTCGCAGTACTCCCGCACTGCCTGAGCTATGGTCTCAGCACAGAGGTCAACAGGAAAACCAAACACACCGGAGCTGATCGCTGGCATGGCGACGGTGGAACAGTTGACCATCTCTGCTTGTTTCAGACTTTCTTTGACAACGAGCTTCAGACGCGACACCGATGTCGTCTTGTCAGAGTCAAAGAACCGCGGACCAACTGCATGTACGACATACTTGCAAGGCAGGTTACACGCATCTGTTATGGTGGCATAGCCTGGGCGTAGATTTCCATTTTTGGAGATATAGTCGTTGCTGATTTTCTGCAGCTGTGGTCCTGCGGCCTTGAGCAGTGCCAAAGCCAGGCCACCAATGTGCTGTAATCCCTCGTTAGCTGCATTAACCACTGCGTCAACGCTGAGGCTACAGATGTCCACCTTGCTAACTGAAACCAGAACTCCAGCGGGGGTCTGCACTTTGCAGTAACAACGGCCCCCTTCTTCCTTGTAgttctcatcctcctcctcttcctcttgatTCTCTGGACGAAGCAACACCACACAGCTGAACTCGGTCATTATTGTAGACAGGAACATGCCTCCCTGAGACTGGAAATACTTCTTAGCTCCAGGCTTGTCCACGATGAAGTTGTCAGTGAAGAGAGCACGAGTCAGTTCCTGAAAGCAGGATCTGGCCTTCTGAACGTGAAGACGAGCCCCGGAGATAATGA
Above is a genomic segment from Xiphias gladius isolate SHS-SW01 ecotype Sanya breed wild chromosome 19, ASM1685928v1, whole genome shotgun sequence containing:
- the LOC120805249 gene encoding protein mono-ADP-ribosyltransferase PARP14-like isoform X2, with translation MDECEGPPPVTVEGDWSSVQTRYLRNKLQLHFQSKKKSGGGDCRVEVEDGAPRAALYFQSEEVRARVLARESHEIVLDNQTIKLRLISAAIPASCDDISDAKTRRPEVEPGYGAAAANKEDSESAQSDAVVLENVSDDKCRALLLMLVENISGLDESSFRLETIWESSRAVVAFNKPADAERFLTLSQTSGRLQKQGLTARPLEAARSVRVESLPPTVTEVILELYFEKNWALPDNVVIIPHEQAAIVTFTDPTVVKSICMKEDYMICSNPVKVYPYHESLGTALYGKERPQWKLPKPFTESVNHAVRKFLLMKKQLKAINDQMRPYFCSVDLFNPEVKLSPLPSFLRQKGLTAKHVDNWKNTAQEAFRKQMSQFSTFECPVNAPAWKAAEKDVRAVVRENAVLELDASRGILTAAGRAEDLKQIRAPVENILLKAMSQIERQKNGVSDIMILSPAMFYILKQDGLQRATVDISPEMKLSYNEGTQRLTVSGLPTEVYKTKAWILEKKQHLSKKQLNFSPCLLDFLKTIDPMDMSRDLFTSQGISAIYTIDSKGVLLLGSSDSILTDAESKMKMVLSVHTLDVEDQEVLKLPNWVHLNQQLLDTYNSSKKKTVVVQIHPEKSNQISVAGFVNPVREVSRSLKEFIVNYSQVQEIIRCKSCAVVQFVDKKKSHNFFRIVKANNLSVHFDSERRRIIISGARLHVQKARSCFQELTRALFTDNFIVDKPGAKKYFQSQGGMFLSTIMTEFSCVVLLRPENQEEEEEDENYKEEGGRCYCKVQTPAGVLVSVSKVDICSLSVDAVVNAANEGLQHIGGLALALLKAAGPQLQKISNDYISKNGNLRPGYATITDACNLPCKYVVHAVGPRFFDSDKTTSVSRLKLVVKESLKQAEMVNCSTVAMPAISSGVFGFPVDLCAETIAQAVREYCDSPRSPGSLTEIHLVDNNDNTVRVLAKAVNREFAHLGPTMTVPQQAGGRGTGASGGYQRGRGRGRDRGQSPSPRGHWCGERRGRGGGRGAGFRGGLQGNRGGQSPRGHTRPGGHGGPGRTEQTKAEGLKIVLCKGNIQDQTTDVIVNTISEDMNLKQGAVSKAILEAAGPQLQSAVRSEAGVATLQQSDVVITDGFKLSCRKVFHAVCPFWDNGGGRAEEALTTIIRYCLEEAEKQRMTSLSVPAIGTGNLSFPRDVVCRVLLGEIHSYSRKRRPRHLREVAVVVHPSDSQTVDCFTREFKGQTGPTNVQHEAQELNESADQKPLGQSQQSSASFGRVSFPSLGVYRMQMGQLTLEVSSGDITKEASDVIVNASNVDFTLKSGVSKAILDGAGPTVEQECSRIVNSPGYRACPMILTSAGNLSSKSIVHVVGQNDPAKIKDMVYSVLKLCEENKFSSVSFPALGTGQGGADPSAVADAMVEAVVDFVRKKNQRLVSSVKILIFQTAMITEFHKSMKRREGEEVEKSMFTKIKDTFASLLTVFGEEQTSTEDLVLEGEEFEPIVFELCSDNEKAVSQAKEKIKALIVAEQAERTITDPHISQLSQADVEQLKALQRKLTVSIRLNKGLQDQEPNIQLEGLTRDVFIAESEIWDLIRKVERTENLKSKALLVSGLVEWQFQHSNGVMVPFDMCTNLNLEEALKKKQSVKIKINQEAYTADVMLQKAVSADGQKEVELYRKELKADDAALPAHWDDMKGDLVKRVPVAPGSKEYNEVEKEFKRTGLTNNVISIERIQNATLWQSYQLLKKQLEVKNKRTDNEKLLFHGTSATSIDLINNQGFNRSYAGAHGAMIGHGSYFAVDPAYSAQGYAKPDGSGHKRMYLARVLVGDCAQGKSGLITPPSKNSGNAADLYDSVTDNPGKPTMFVVFNDIQAYPEYLITFT